From one Paractinoplanes brasiliensis genomic stretch:
- a CDS encoding APC family permease — MADDAVKQTRREPELKRVMGPGLLLLFVVGDILGTGVYALTGRVANEVGGAVWLPFLIAFLVALLTAFSYLELVTKYPRAAGAALYTHKAFGIHFLTFIVAFAVMCSGLTSASSASKAFASNFVEAFDLSPADGFALTAIALGFMLLVGLINFRGVGESVKLNVLLTCVELTGLLIVICIGAWALGGGNGDLSRLTDFHSAEGDSAFFSVTAATALAFFAMVGFEDSVNMAEETKDPVRIFPKVMLTGLCITGVIYVLVSISSVALVPPAELGEGDAPLLKVVEAGASAFPLWIFAFITMFAVANSALINMLMASRLLYGMANERVLPRVLGKVHPTRRTPWVGILFTTAIAFGLIWFADLTALGGTTSLLLLCVFTVVNIAVLVLRRDRVDHNHFKAPTAIPVIGAVACAYLASPLSGRAAADYRIAGILVVIGVVLWLITFLYNRYVLHEDADLDPTNLRD; from the coding sequence CTGCTGTTCGTGGTGGGCGACATCCTGGGCACCGGCGTCTACGCCCTCACCGGCCGGGTCGCCAACGAGGTCGGCGGCGCCGTGTGGCTGCCGTTCCTCATCGCTTTCCTGGTGGCGTTGCTGACCGCGTTCAGCTATCTCGAACTGGTCACCAAATATCCGCGGGCGGCCGGCGCCGCGCTCTACACGCACAAGGCGTTCGGCATCCATTTCCTGACGTTCATCGTCGCGTTCGCCGTCATGTGTTCCGGTCTGACATCCGCGTCCAGCGCGTCGAAGGCGTTCGCGTCCAACTTCGTCGAGGCGTTCGACCTGTCGCCGGCCGACGGGTTCGCGCTGACCGCCATCGCGCTCGGGTTCATGCTGCTGGTCGGGCTGATCAACTTCCGTGGCGTGGGCGAGAGCGTGAAACTCAACGTGCTGCTGACCTGCGTCGAGCTGACCGGCCTGCTGATCGTCATCTGCATCGGGGCGTGGGCGCTGGGCGGCGGCAACGGCGACCTGTCGCGGCTCACCGACTTCCATTCCGCCGAGGGCGACTCCGCGTTCTTCTCGGTCACCGCGGCCACGGCGCTGGCGTTCTTCGCCATGGTCGGCTTCGAGGACTCGGTCAACATGGCCGAGGAGACCAAGGATCCCGTACGCATCTTCCCCAAGGTCATGCTCACCGGGCTCTGCATCACCGGCGTCATCTACGTGCTGGTCTCGATCTCGTCGGTCGCGCTGGTGCCGCCGGCCGAGCTCGGTGAGGGCGACGCGCCCCTGCTCAAGGTCGTCGAGGCCGGCGCGTCCGCGTTCCCCCTCTGGATCTTCGCCTTCATCACCATGTTCGCCGTCGCCAACTCCGCCCTGATCAACATGCTGATGGCCAGCCGCCTGCTCTACGGCATGGCCAACGAGCGCGTGCTCCCCCGGGTCCTCGGAAAGGTCCACCCCACCCGCCGTACGCCGTGGGTCGGCATCCTGTTCACCACGGCGATCGCCTTCGGCCTGATTTGGTTCGCCGACCTGACCGCGCTCGGCGGCACCACGTCGCTGCTGCTGCTGTGCGTCTTCACCGTGGTCAACATCGCCGTGCTGGTGCTGCGCCGCGACCGGGTCGACCACAACCACTTCAAGGCGCCCACGGCCATCCCCGTGATCGGCGCGGTCGCCTGCGCGTACCTGGCCAGCCCGCTCTCGGGGCGGGCCGCCGCCGATTACCGCATCGCCGGGATCCTCGTCGTCATCGGCGTGGTGCTGTGGTTGATCACGTTCCTCTACAACCGGTACGTGCTGCACGAGGACGCCGACCTCGACCCGACCAACCTGCGCGACTGA
- a CDS encoding carbohydrate ABC transporter permease, with protein sequence MSTSTPLTTTPPLVADKPSPASIAKKRLSSPWASIAAIVIAVLWTLPTFGLLVSSFRPERAIKTTGWWTFFSDPTVTLENYSKVFGEEGGVNLAAFFVNSLIICIPSVLIPMSLAALSAYAFAWIKFPGRNVLFLMIFALQIVPLQVTLIPLLKIFVSIDITGTFWTLWLSHATFALPLAIYLLHNFMREIPSGLIEAARVDGAGHVSIFFKVMLPLLTPALAAFGIFQFLWVWNDLLVALVFAGGGNEVAPITLQLANLSGTRGTAWHLLSAGAFVSILVPVTVFLLLQRYFVRGLLAGSVKG encoded by the coding sequence ATGAGCACCAGCACTCCGCTGACGACCACGCCGCCCCTGGTGGCGGACAAGCCGAGCCCCGCCTCGATCGCCAAGAAGCGGCTGAGCTCACCGTGGGCCTCGATCGCCGCCATCGTGATCGCGGTGCTGTGGACGCTGCCGACCTTCGGCCTGCTGGTGTCCTCGTTCCGCCCGGAACGGGCCATCAAGACGACCGGCTGGTGGACGTTCTTCAGCGACCCGACCGTCACGCTCGAGAACTACAGCAAGGTCTTCGGCGAGGAGGGCGGCGTCAACCTGGCCGCGTTCTTCGTCAACTCGCTGATCATCTGTATCCCGTCGGTGCTGATCCCGATGTCGCTCGCGGCCCTGTCCGCGTACGCGTTCGCCTGGATCAAGTTCCCCGGGCGCAACGTCCTGTTCCTGATGATCTTCGCCCTGCAGATCGTCCCGCTGCAGGTCACGCTGATCCCCCTGCTCAAGATCTTCGTGAGCATCGACATCACGGGCACGTTCTGGACGTTGTGGCTGTCGCACGCGACGTTCGCCCTGCCGCTGGCGATCTACCTGCTGCACAACTTCATGCGGGAGATCCCCTCCGGCCTGATCGAGGCCGCCCGCGTCGACGGCGCCGGCCACGTCTCGATCTTCTTCAAGGTGATGCTGCCGCTGCTCACCCCCGCGCTGGCGGCGTTCGGCATCTTCCAGTTCCTGTGGGTCTGGAACGACCTGCTGGTCGCGCTGGTCTTCGCCGGCGGCGGCAACGAGGTGGCCCCGATCACCCTGCAGCTGGCCAACCTGAGCGGCACCCGCGGCACCGCCTGGCACCTGCTGTCGGCGGGCGCCTTCGTCTCCATCCTGGTGCCGGTCACGGTGTTCCTGCTGCTCCAGCGCTACTTCGTACGCGGTCTGCTGGCCGGCAGCGTCAAGGGCTGA
- a CDS encoding carbohydrate ABC transporter permease translates to MLAALLLFAAVMGVILFIAGRFGGKRGDKVVAYLYLLPAVLMLAVGLVYPGLRTIYQSFFDAAGTAFIGFDNYGTIFTDKDQLTVLRNTVFWVVVTPFVATAIGLVYAILVDKSRFESFAKALIFLPMSISFVAAGVIWKFVYEYRPDQGNVKQIGLVNQLIVWLGGKPVQLLIETPLNTFLLIIVMIWIQAGFAMTILSAAIKAIPDDIIEAARLDGVNAWSMFRKITLPSVQPTVVVVLTTIGIGTLKVFDIVRTMTGGNFETSVVANEFYRQTFNADNQGLGAALAVLLFVLVIPIVIYNIRSLRRSEAS, encoded by the coding sequence ATGCTCGCGGCCCTGCTGCTGTTCGCCGCGGTCATGGGCGTCATTCTCTTCATCGCCGGTCGTTTCGGCGGTAAGCGCGGCGACAAGGTCGTCGCTTACCTCTACCTGTTGCCGGCCGTGCTCATGCTCGCGGTCGGTCTCGTCTATCCGGGCCTCCGCACCATCTACCAGTCGTTCTTCGACGCCGCGGGCACCGCCTTCATCGGCTTCGACAACTACGGCACCATCTTCACCGACAAAGACCAGTTGACCGTGCTGCGGAACACGGTGTTCTGGGTCGTTGTCACGCCGTTCGTGGCCACCGCGATCGGCCTGGTCTACGCCATCCTGGTCGACAAGTCGCGGTTCGAGTCGTTCGCCAAGGCGCTGATCTTCCTGCCGATGTCGATCTCGTTCGTGGCCGCCGGCGTGATCTGGAAGTTCGTCTACGAGTACCGCCCCGACCAGGGCAACGTGAAGCAGATCGGCCTGGTCAACCAGCTGATCGTCTGGCTCGGCGGCAAACCGGTCCAGCTGCTCATCGAGACGCCGCTCAACACGTTCCTGCTCATCATCGTGATGATCTGGATCCAGGCCGGCTTCGCGATGACCATCCTGTCGGCCGCGATCAAGGCCATTCCGGACGACATCATCGAGGCCGCCCGCCTCGACGGCGTGAACGCGTGGAGCATGTTCCGCAAGATCACGCTGCCGAGCGTGCAGCCCACCGTCGTGGTGGTGCTGACCACGATCGGCATCGGCACCCTGAAGGTCTTCGACATCGTCCGCACCATGACGGGCGGCAACTTCGAGACCAGCGTCGTGGCCAACGAGTTCTACCGGCAGACGTTCAACGCCGACAACCAGGGCCTGGGCGCCGCGCTCGCGGTGCTGCTGTTCGTCCTGGTCATCCCGATCGTCATCTACAACATCCGCTCGCTGCGTCGTTCGGAGGCATCATGA